The nucleotide window CGGCCTGCGCTACGCGGATATTTTTGGGCGGCTGGCGGTGCTTTCGCCGAGTGTCTGGTGGAATCACAAGAGCATTTTGGGCTTTGTAAACGAGGTTGCTCCGCATCTGCAGGCTAAACCACGCATCTGGCTGGATGCCGGGGATCTCGAAGGCCGCATGATGGTGCGGGATGCAGAAGTCCTGGCGCGTAGGCTGAAGGCAAATGGCTGGCGGGATGAGGAGAGCGTCCATTTTGAGAAAGCGCCCGGTGGAACGCATGATGAGGCCAGTTGGGCGAAGCGGGTCAGGCCTATGCTGCGGTTTTTATTTCCTGCGAGTGGACGCTAATCCCTGTGGTCGGTTTTAGTTCAAATACTGAGATGCAGAAGGTCGAACTGCTCTCTAATGAGCTTTTCGAGAAGGTGCTTTGGGACGAACAGCCTCTTTCATCAGTGATGAGGCGTCGCTTTGGGATGTGTCTATGTCCGATCCCGCAGATATCCTAGTGCGAATTCGTGAACACTATAGCGTAGCGTTGCAATTTGAAGAGACCCAAAAACCGTTGTGGCAGCTCTTACGTGAATTAGACAGACGGAGACTAATGCACAATTTCTTGAAATAGCATGGCCGGTCTATGGGGAAGTACTGAGAGGGAAGTGTTGATTTCTGTTTACAGGTTGCTCAAAACACCTATTTTCAGCGATACTTAGTTGTTGTGTCTTGTGCGGCTGGTCTTCTGTCCCGCCCCTCGGTTTTGAAAGTGTCTGTTTTGTCTGACACGACTTTCCTCCTGACACGAACGTATTCGCAAGATTTGAAAGGAAATGCATCGCCGTGGTTATGATTCGTCTGGCGCGTTTTGGCGCTACCAAGAAGCCGTTTTACCGTATCGTCGTGATCGAAAAGGATCGCGCCCGCAATGGCCGCTCCATCGAAGTCGTAGGCACTTACGATCCCCGCAAAAACCCAGCAGCGGTTTCGCTGGAACATGACCGGATTAAGTACTGGATCAGCGTTGGCGCGCAGTTCTCGGATCGCGTTGCCAAGCTGGTCGCGAAGAATCCCGCAGCCGCTCCGGCTGAAACGGTAGCTGCCTAGGCCACGTTCTGCAATCGAGCGAGCCCAATCCCAAAGGGGTTGGGTCCGCGGAGTTAACAGGCCCGCAGTACCCTCAGTTAAGAGTACCAATTGCAATAACTTGAGTTACTGACGAATGTAGGTTCGGGCTGGTACTATAGCCCACCGAACAAACGGTGACTCTTGCGGTATAGAGTCTGGACGGCTGGATTGTCCAGAATATCCGCAAGTTTTGGGGATGGAGTACGTGCATGACCCAATTGGATATGGTCGCAGTGGATGAGCTGGTTCGCCAGATTGCGCGCGCGTTAGTAGATGAACCGGGCGCTGTGGAAGTGGAATCGGTAAGCAGGGACGAAAACACTGTCCTGAGGCTCAAGGTAGCTCCGCAGGACGTGGGCAAAGTGATTGGCAAACAGGGGCGGACGGCGCGCTCGGTGCGCACGATTCTGGGCGCGGTGAGCATGAAGCTGCACCACCGTTACACGCTGGACATCCTCGAAGAGGACTAGTCTTTCAGGCGGCTGCCACGGCTGGGTCTATCCGGGAGTTCGATGATGGCGGAGCAGTTGCCTGATTTACAGGCTTGGGTTTGGCTGGCGCGCATTCGCAAGGTGCAGGGTCGCAAGGGCGAAGTGCTGGCCGAGATTCTGACTGATTTTCCTGAAAAATTTGCAGAGCGCAAACAGGTCTGGCTGCTGACTGCCGCTGGAACCGATCGGGAAGCCGCGCGTGAAATCACGCTCAATTCGCATTGGCTGCATAAGTCCGGACACACCGGAGATGTCGTGCTGCACTTTGCCGGCATTGATTCGATCAACGATGCGGAGAAGCTACGCGATCTGGTGGTCGCCGTCCCCAGAACCGAGCGCGTGCCACTGGGCGAGGACGAGGTTTATGTCGGCGACCTGATGGGCTGCTCTCTCGTGGATGTTGCGCATGATCCTGCGCAGATCGTCGGAGAGATCGAAGGCGTGGACCGCGATGCCGGGCCAGTTTCGCTGCTGGTGATAAAGGGTGTAGGCAACGGAGACGAAATCCTGGTGCCATTCGCCAAGGCTTATCTGCGAAAGATCGATCTGGAGAAAAAGCGGGTCGAGATGGCGCTGCCGGATAGGCTGGTTGACGTGCAGGTACCGAACGCAGACAAAAATGTTTCCGAGGATGTTTCCGAGGATCTCGATGCGGTTTGAGATTCTTACGATTTTTTCGGAGTTCTTTCGTGGCTTTTTTGAGCATGGTGTCGTCAGCCGTGCGCAGAAGAAAGGGCTGGTGGAGATCGGGGTGCGTGATCTGCGGGAGTTTACGCATGATCGGCATCGCACTGTGGACGATCGTCCCTTTGGCGGCGGCGAGGGAATGGTGCTTAAAGCGGAGCCGTTAGCCGATGCGCTGGAGTCGCTTGGCATTGGAGTTTTGGGCGCGGATGGCCGGCAGGGCACATCGGTTGTTCTGCTCTCTGCACAGGGGAAGCCGTTTACGCAGGCAGTGGCGCGTGAGTTGGCGGCGCTGGAGCGTGTGGTCTTTATTTGCGGCCGATACGAGGGAGTGGATGAGCGCATCAACGAGTTGTATTGCGACCGGGAGCTTTCGATTGGGGATTATGTCTTGAGCGGCGGTGAGCTGGGTGCGGCAGTCATTCTGGATGCGGTGATGCGGCTGGTGCCTGGAGTGCTGGGCAACGAGGCT belongs to Acidicapsa ligni and includes:
- the rpsP gene encoding 30S ribosomal protein S16, whose product is MIRLARFGATKKPFYRIVVIEKDRARNGRSIEVVGTYDPRKNPAAVSLEHDRIKYWISVGAQFSDRVAKLVAKNPAAAPAETVAA
- the trmD gene encoding tRNA (guanosine(37)-N1)-methyltransferase TrmD, with amino-acid sequence MRFEILTIFSEFFRGFFEHGVVSRAQKKGLVEIGVRDLREFTHDRHRTVDDRPFGGGEGMVLKAEPLADALESLGIGVLGADGRQGTSVVLLSAQGKPFTQAVARELAALERVVFICGRYEGVDERINELYCDRELSIGDYVLSGGELGAAVILDAVMRLVPGVLGNEASSEFESFGVGDASITTDVEGVPRSQHGAGGLLDYPHYTRPAEFGGVAVPEVLMGGDHQAVRKWRREQQLRKTLKNRPDLLENAALSEQDLSILDRLRSEDNGQ
- a CDS encoding KH domain-containing protein; amino-acid sequence: MTQLDMVAVDELVRQIARALVDEPGAVEVESVSRDENTVLRLKVAPQDVGKVIGKQGRTARSVRTILGAVSMKLHHRYTLDILEED
- the rimM gene encoding ribosome maturation factor RimM (Essential for efficient processing of 16S rRNA); protein product: MMAEQLPDLQAWVWLARIRKVQGRKGEVLAEILTDFPEKFAERKQVWLLTAAGTDREAAREITLNSHWLHKSGHTGDVVLHFAGIDSINDAEKLRDLVVAVPRTERVPLGEDEVYVGDLMGCSLVDVAHDPAQIVGEIEGVDRDAGPVSLLVIKGVGNGDEILVPFAKAYLRKIDLEKKRVEMALPDRLVDVQVPNADKNVSEDVSEDLDAV